One region of Esox lucius isolate fEsoLuc1 chromosome 17, fEsoLuc1.pri, whole genome shotgun sequence genomic DNA includes:
- the slc2a9l1 gene encoding solute carrier family 2 member 9, like 1 isoform X2 — METLLRQLTHGNALVFIIILGIGGCFQNGFHITVTSSPSSYIQSFVNSSWIGRFQETPSEKTVKLIWSAIVSLYALGGLLGSMSVRCIAGRFGRKRAMIGNNVISIVAAVLMFTSRTAQSFEMILMARFLFGFSAGLGGCVHAIYLGECSPKKIRGMVTLTSATFISIGKLSGQFFGLRYSLIEKDNAEACRKALQSLWGKGEYQLEMQDMLLEQAAIKGETSKSLLELLRDTRVRWQLVTMVMVYSCIQFCGITAINVFSFDIFKEAGIPLDKIRLMTLGVGVSEVLTSITCGLLIETVGRRTLLWGGFGAMSAIMILITITLNLKDYSFWIPYSTVGLIFLFVIFYGGGPAGVLPSLTHEVFTQSYRPAAFVFTGILRWSGFAVLGLVFPFVIELLRSFNFVLFACMCLLASLYVFFYLPETKGKTLLEISEEFKNITLCGKRLSNDKTMETRL; from the exons ATGGAGACTTTGCTGAGGCAACTG ACGCATGGGAATGCTCTAGTCTTCATTATAATTTTGGGAATTGGTGGATGTTTTCAAAATGGGTTCCATATCACGGTCACCAGTTCCCCTTCTTCA TATATCCAGAGCTTTGTCAATAGCAGTTGGATTGGGCGATTTCAGGAAACTCCATCGGAAAAAACAGTCAAACTTATCTGGTCAGCTATAGTGTCTTTGTACGCTTTAGGTGGTCTCCTGGGATCAATGAGTGTCAGGTGCATTGCTGGGAGGTTTGGCAG AAAGAGAGCCATGATAGGGAACAACGTGATCAGTATTGTTGCTGCTGTTTTGATGTTTACAAGTAGGACGGCACAATCCTTTGAGATGATCCTAATGGCTCGATTTCTTTTTGGATTCTCTGCAG GTTTAGGAGGCTGTGTCCATGCAATATACCTGGGGGAGTGTTCCCCCAAAAAGATAAGGGGCATGGTAACATTAACATCAGCAACCTTCATCTCCATCGGTAAACTATCAGGACAGTTTTTTGGACTAAG ATACTCTCTTATAGAAAAAGACAATGCAGAGGCATGTCGGAAAG CCCTGCAGAGTCTGTGGGGAAAAGGGGAGTACCAGCTAGAGATGCAGGATATGCTCCTGGAGCAGGCTGCCATAAAGGGTGAGACCTCCAAGAGTCTACTAGAACTGCTGAGAGACACCCGTGTCCGATGGCAGCTGGTCACCATGGTGATGGTGTACAGCTGCATCCAGTTCTGTGGCATCACTGCA ATCAATGTGTTTTCCTTTGACATCTTCAAGGAGGCAGGCATCCCTCTGGACAAGATCCGCCTCATGACTCTGGGTGTTGGAGTGTCTGAGGTCCTCACCTCCATCACCTGT GGCCTACTGATCGAGACTGTGGGGAGGAGAACTCTACTGTGGGGGGGCTTTGGGGCCATGTCTGCTATCATGATATTAATCACCATCACTCTCAACCTGAAG GATTACAGCTTCTGGATTCCATACAGCACTGTTGGGTTGATATTCctctttgtcatattttatgGAGGAGGACcag CGGGGGTTTTGCCGTCGCTAACACATGAGGTGTTTACTCAATCCTACCGGCCTGCTGCGTTTGTCTTCACTGGCATCCTGCGCTGGTCTGGCTTTGCTGTTTTGGGACTAGTCTTCCCCTTTGTTATT GAACTGCTCAGGTCCTTCAACTTTGTGCTGTTCGCCTGCATGTGTCTGCTGGCGTCACTCTATGTCTTCTTCTACCTACCTGAGACCAAAGGGAAAACCCTCCTGGAGATCTCTGAGGAGTTTAAAAACATCACTCTGTGTGGAAAACGCCTTTCAAATGACAAGACCATGGAAACAAGGTTATAA
- the slc2a9l1 gene encoding solute carrier family 2 member 9, like 1 isoform X1, whose amino-acid sequence METLLRQLTHGNALVFIIILGIGGCFQNGFHITVTSSPSSYIQSFVNSSWIGRFQETPSEKTVKLIWSAIVSLYALGGLLGSMSVRCIAGRFGRKRAMIGNNVISIVAAVLMFTSRTAQSFEMILMARFLFGFSAGLGGCVHAIYLGECSPKKIRGMVTLTSATFISIGKLSGQFFGLREVLGHENSWNILLCVSTCFSVVQLLTLPFFPEAPRYSLIEKDNAEACRKALQSLWGKGEYQLEMQDMLLEQAAIKGETSKSLLELLRDTRVRWQLVTMVMVYSCIQFCGITAINVFSFDIFKEAGIPLDKIRLMTLGVGVSEVLTSITCGLLIETVGRRTLLWGGFGAMSAIMILITITLNLKDYSFWIPYSTVGLIFLFVIFYGGGPAGVLPSLTHEVFTQSYRPAAFVFTGILRWSGFAVLGLVFPFVIELLRSFNFVLFACMCLLASLYVFFYLPETKGKTLLEISEEFKNITLCGKRLSNDKTMETRL is encoded by the exons ATGGAGACTTTGCTGAGGCAACTG ACGCATGGGAATGCTCTAGTCTTCATTATAATTTTGGGAATTGGTGGATGTTTTCAAAATGGGTTCCATATCACGGTCACCAGTTCCCCTTCTTCA TATATCCAGAGCTTTGTCAATAGCAGTTGGATTGGGCGATTTCAGGAAACTCCATCGGAAAAAACAGTCAAACTTATCTGGTCAGCTATAGTGTCTTTGTACGCTTTAGGTGGTCTCCTGGGATCAATGAGTGTCAGGTGCATTGCTGGGAGGTTTGGCAG AAAGAGAGCCATGATAGGGAACAACGTGATCAGTATTGTTGCTGCTGTTTTGATGTTTACAAGTAGGACGGCACAATCCTTTGAGATGATCCTAATGGCTCGATTTCTTTTTGGATTCTCTGCAG GTTTAGGAGGCTGTGTCCATGCAATATACCTGGGGGAGTGTTCCCCCAAAAAGATAAGGGGCATGGTAACATTAACATCAGCAACCTTCATCTCCATCGGTAAACTATCAGGACAGTTTTTTGGACTAAG GGAGGTTCTTGGCCATGAAAATAGCTGGAACATTCTGCTGTGTGTCTCAACATGTTTCTCTGTGGTTCAGTTGCTAACGCTGCCTTTCTTCCCTGAGGCCCCAAGATACTCTCTTATAGAAAAAGACAATGCAGAGGCATGTCGGAAAG CCCTGCAGAGTCTGTGGGGAAAAGGGGAGTACCAGCTAGAGATGCAGGATATGCTCCTGGAGCAGGCTGCCATAAAGGGTGAGACCTCCAAGAGTCTACTAGAACTGCTGAGAGACACCCGTGTCCGATGGCAGCTGGTCACCATGGTGATGGTGTACAGCTGCATCCAGTTCTGTGGCATCACTGCA ATCAATGTGTTTTCCTTTGACATCTTCAAGGAGGCAGGCATCCCTCTGGACAAGATCCGCCTCATGACTCTGGGTGTTGGAGTGTCTGAGGTCCTCACCTCCATCACCTGT GGCCTACTGATCGAGACTGTGGGGAGGAGAACTCTACTGTGGGGGGGCTTTGGGGCCATGTCTGCTATCATGATATTAATCACCATCACTCTCAACCTGAAG GATTACAGCTTCTGGATTCCATACAGCACTGTTGGGTTGATATTCctctttgtcatattttatgGAGGAGGACcag CGGGGGTTTTGCCGTCGCTAACACATGAGGTGTTTACTCAATCCTACCGGCCTGCTGCGTTTGTCTTCACTGGCATCCTGCGCTGGTCTGGCTTTGCTGTTTTGGGACTAGTCTTCCCCTTTGTTATT GAACTGCTCAGGTCCTTCAACTTTGTGCTGTTCGCCTGCATGTGTCTGCTGGCGTCACTCTATGTCTTCTTCTACCTACCTGAGACCAAAGGGAAAACCCTCCTGGAGATCTCTGAGGAGTTTAAAAACATCACTCTGTGTGGAAAACGCCTTTCAAATGACAAGACCATGGAAACAAGGTTATAA
- the psmd6 gene encoding 26S proteasome non-ATPase regulatory subunit 6, with protein sequence MPLENLEEEGLPKNPDLRIAQLKFLLTMDGHRQDAKVKTELMDSIKENNMAPYYESLCKDLKWQLDTDLLNKMKKANEDELKRLDDVLEDAEKNLGESEIRDAMMARAEYLIRIGNKEEALTAFRKTYDKTVALGHRLDIVFYLLRIGLFYMDSDLITRNTEKAKSLIEEGGDWDRRNRLKVYQGLYCVAIRDFKQAAELFLDTVSTFTSYELMDYKTFVTYTVYVCMIALKRPDLREKVIKGAEILEVLHSLPAVRQYLFSLYECRYSVFFQSLATVEQDMKKDWLFAPHYRYYVREMRIHAYSQLLESYRSLTLGYMAEAFGVSTEFIDQELSRFIAAGRLHCKIDKVNEIVETNRPDSKNWQYQETIKKGDLLLNRVQKLSRVINM encoded by the exons ATGCCGTTGGAAAATCTGGAAGAAGAGGGTCTGCCTAAAAACCCCGATCTGAGGATAGCACAGCTGAAATTTTTGCTCACGATGGATGGTCACCGACAAGACGCTAAAGTGAAAACCGAGCTCATGGACTCTATCAAAGAAAACA ATATGGCACCTTATTACGAGAGCCTTTGTAAAGACCTGAAGTGGCAGCTGGACACAGACCTGCTGAATAAGATGAAGAAGGCCAATGAGGACGAGCTGAAACGCTTGGATGACGTCCTGGAAGATGCAGAGAAAAACCTCGGGGAGAGTGAAATCAGAGATGCAATGATGGCTAGAGCTGAATATCTCATCAGAATTGGGAACAAG GAGGAAGCATTGACTGCCTTCAGAAAGACCTACGATAAGACTGTGGCACTGGGACATCGACTAGATATTGTGTTCTACCTGCTAAGGATTGGACTGTTCTACATGGATAGTGACCTCATTACACGCAACACTGAGAAAGCCAAAAG CCTTATTGAAGAAGGGGGGGATTGGGACCGGAGGAACCGTCTCAAAGTGTACCAGGGCCTGTACTGTGTGGCAATCCGGGACTTCAAACAGGCTGCCGAGCTATTCCTGGACACCGTTTCCACCTTCACCTCCTACGAGCTCATGGACTATAAGACCTTCGTCACATACACAGTCTACGTCTGCATGATTGCTCTGAAGAGGCCTGACCTCAGGGAAAAG GTGATAAAGGGAGCAGAGATCCTGGAGGTGCTGCATAGTCTTCCTGCAGTCCGCCAGTACCTATTCTCCCTCTACGAGTGTCGCTACTCTGTCTTCTTCCAGTCACTGG CCACAGTGGAGCAGGACATGAAGAAGGACTGGCTGTTCGCACCTCACTACCGTTACTATGTGAGGGAGATGCGTATCCATGCCTACAGCCAGCTTCTGGAGTCCTACCGCTCTCTCACCCTTGGCTACATGGCTGAGGCCTTTGGAGTCAGTACAGAGTTCATCGACCA GGAACTCTCCCGATTCATTGCTGCTGGTCGTCTCCATTGCAAAATCGACAAAGTCAATGAGATTGTGGAAACCAACAG ACCTGACAGTAAGAATTGGCAGTACCAGGAGACCATCAAGAAAGGGGACCTGCTGCTTAACCGAGTCCAGAAGCTGTCCAGAGTTATCAATATGTAA
- the LOC105017276 gene encoding ataxin-7, with translation MSERADDDVRGEQRRTARLLKQQQIQRGEGSTAMATVAERRSLPSPEIMLGQPWSDWVDAAKLHGNDGAESEESLKELGKNREAMRLCRDDMPIFGQCPAQDDFYLVMCSHCSQVVKPQAFQAHYERRHSSVCKPPSSSPSAFPLSAQSRNRSSGTGTGPGLGPGSGGVGGGVLGRTSSGTSSSSNSRILKPAKEKLPGIQRRPHFPPFRVINDKILTPAVKVEKMHLKVDSSAKLVQAPSAPLSSSSSSSTVSSSSPLKPGLNCPSIPKAPLLAPGQIPNGRSHLSLSALEKKQDNSSRRHLYKRLSEREFNPDIHCGVVDMTARKPCTRSLTCKTHSLSQRRAVLGRRKRFDALLADHKSKARERELQHPLSQQTPSLREPHPSPSRLAPHHDTPHPVAHSNGADATKPLALGPPNPPHPGLPRLNSSISHGGGGTPGDPSSSHEPPRSTPAPDGGSRLSSDEGENEEREEGTDRLDCHYSGYHPRPAAYCTFGSRLFGRSCYSFDRRWDRLRCALTAMMDKHVNTRLWRKIPSALENSSSSSSSAPAHRTSTTSLSSSHGSGPASGFLSPMTAPPPPPYSQSYDSRSVLSYGTTLNARASSEGVADPPAYSAAQARQVSSSPQMPSAHSSVPSLASARPLKSRSSGKSFRPRESSSSSTAPVTPPASGGGGCLSSGKKRKNSSLLTVSHPTAYFSESNTTTSSSSFKKNCSVNSGSSGSTYHHASSLVPSSSSSSNSGVHSLGLNCGPNARTNSLSLKAEPSGPAGVSGPVVRGPPSGSPAESIKRMSVVMNSSDSTLSLGPFVHQASEHHVSFGHGHPDGRLEGKKRKSSPAACSINSGGGGLGGGGAVLGRPKVAKSPAINNIHGKHGRTVPGAPGLPSNSLIHQPKARP, from the exons ATATGCCCATATTTGGTCAGTGTCCAGCGCAGGACGACTTCTACCTGGTGATGTGTAGTCACTGCAGTCAGGTGGTGAAGCCCCAGGCCTTCCAAGCACACTACG AGAGAAGACACAGCTCGGTCTGCAAACCCCCCTCTAGTTCTCCATCAGCCTTCCCCTTGTCTGCACAGTCTCGGAACCGGAGCAGTGGTACGGGGACTGGTCCTGGGCTGGGGCCGGGGAGTGGGGGTGTGGGTGGTGGAGTCCTGGGCCGCACCTCCTCGGGGACCAGCTCCTCATCCAACTCCAGAATCCTCAAACCAGCCAAAGAGAAGCTGCCAGGCATCCAGCGGAGACCTCACTTCCCTCCGTTCAGGGTGATCAACGACAAGAT CCTGACCCCCGCGGTCAAAGTGGAGAAAATGCATCTGAAGGTGGATTCGTCGGCCAAGCTGGTGCAGGCGCCCTCGgctcccctgtcctcctcctcctccagcagCACTGTGAGCTCCTCGTCCCCTCTGAAGCCAGGCCTTAACTGTCCCTCCATACCAAAGGCTCCCCTGCTGGCCCCCGGCCAGATCCCTAATGGCAGGAGCCACCTGTCCCTCTCTGCCCTGGAGAAGAAGCAGGACAACAGTAGCAGACGACACCTATACAAGAGGCTGTCAG AACGGGAGTTTAATCCAGATATCCACTGTGGGGTCGTGGATATGACAGCACGGAAGCCATGCACACGATCTCTAACATGCAAG ACACATTCCTTAAGCCAGAGGAGAGCAGTGCTGGGCCGGAGGAAGCGCTTCGACGCACTGCTGGCCGACCACAAGAGCAAAGCCCGGGAACGGGAGCTGCAGCACCCCCTGTCCCAACAGACCCCCTCTCTCAGGGAGCCCCACCCTTCCCCGTCCCGGCTCGCCCCGCACCACGACACCCCACACCCGGTCGCTCACAGCAATGGAGCCGACGCCACCAAGCCTTTGGCGCTCGGCCCGCCCAACCCTCCCCATCCTGGTCTTCCAAG ACTCAACAGCAGTATCTCTCACGGAGGTGGGGGTACCCCGGGGGATCCCTCGTCATCCCACGAGCCACCCCGCTCCACGCCTGCCCCCGACGGGGGCTCCCGCCTGTCCAGTGACGAGGGGGAGAacgaggagagggaggagggcacGGACAGACTGGACTGTCACTATTCAGGTTACCATCCCCGGCCGGCAGCT TACTGCACCTTCGGAAGTCGTCTGTTTGGGAGGAGCTGCTACTCGTTTGACCGGCGCTGGGATCGATTGCGATGTGCTCTAACCGCCATGATGGACAAGCATGTCAATACTCGGCTGTGGAG GAAAATCCCTTCGGCCTTGGAGAACTCGtcgtcctcttcttcctctgcgCCGGCCCACAGGACAAGCACAACCTCTCTGTCCTCGTCCCATGGAAGTGGCCCTGCCTCAGGCTTCCTCAGCCCCATGACGGCGCCCCCCCCGCCTCCCTACAGCCAGTCGTACGACAGCAGGTCTGTGCTCTCGTACGGGACCACCTTAAACGCCCGTGCCTCCAGCGAGGGCGTTGCCGACCCCCCGGCCTACAGCGCAGCCCAGGCCAGACAAGTGTCTTCGTCGCCCCAGATGCCTTCAGCCCACTCCTCCGTCCCCTCCCTGGCCTCGGCGCGGCCGCTCAAGTCCAGATCCAGCGGCAAGTCGTTCCGGCCGCGGGAGTCGTCGTCGTCCTCCACGGCTCCCGTGACCCCCCCGGCCAGCGGGGGCGGCGGCTGCCTCAGCTCcgggaagaagaggaagaacagCTCCCTGCTGACGGTGTCCCACCCCACAGCCTACTTCTCAGAGtccaacaccaccacctcctcctcctccttcaaaAAGAACTGCTCGGTGAACAGTGGCAGCTCAGGGAGCACGTACCACCACGCCTCCTCGCTGgtcccttcctcctcctcatcatctaACAGCGGTGTCCACAGTCTGGGCCTTAACTGTGGCCCCAACGCCAGGACCAACTCGCTCAGTCTGAAGGCCGAGCCCTCGGGGCCAGCGGGGGTGTCGGGCCCCGTGGTCAGAGGCCCCCCCTCGGGAAGCCCGGCCGAGTCCATCAAGCGGATGAGCGTGGTGATGAACAGCAGTGACTCCACCCTGTCCCTGGGGCCCTTCGTCCACCAGGCCTCGGAGCACCACGTCAGCTTCGGCCACGGCCACCCTGACGGCCGGCTGGAGGGGAAGAAGCGCAAGAGTTCCCCCGCCGCCTGCTCCATCAACAGTGGGGGCGGAGGTTTGGGCGGAGGGGGGGCGGTGCTGGGCAGGCCCAAAGTGGCCAAGTCCCCAGCCATCAACAACATTCACGGCAAACATGGACGCACTGTCCCAGGAGCCCCGGGACTCCCCAGCAACTCCCTTATCCATCAG CCAAAGGCCCGCCCCTGA